From one Deinococcus aetherius genomic stretch:
- a CDS encoding esterase-like activity of phytase family protein encodes MVRLTALLGLSLGSTHAATLVGYAELPADTFAAGPPSGAFGAQGLRGPARFSSQPVQGFSGVRRAPGGGYVFLSDNGFGSKANSADYLLRLYRVNLTAKTAPGGQGRAEVGTSIQLRDPDRKVTWPIVNEASPERLLTGADFDVEGFAFAPDGTLWVGDEFGPFLLHFAADGRLLEAPIPTPNLPGLPTLRNQAPIVIGHRGSSGTRPEHTLESYRVAIETGADFIEPDLVVTKDGVLIARHEPVIAAVDASGKVTEATTDVASHPEFASRLTTKKLDGVDVRGYFAEDFTLAELKTLRAVERLPALRGKAYDGQFEVPTLAEVIALVRDVEARTGRKVGIYPETKHPTYFAAQGLNTSQLLIDTLKKEGFTDPGRVFVQSFETANLRDLKTNIMPRAGVNLPLVQLVSSPDEAPYDWVARGDARKYDALTTDAALRDIATYASGVGPYKRWIIDDGGKTTNFVTRAHAAGLLVHPWTFRNEPPYLLPVYANDPEAEMRQALRAGVDGLFTDFPATGARVVGQYTAAEVRSPQNPAFALVAPAPGQPSAANLGSSGGFEGVSLSPDGKTLYALLEKTVVGDPAGQLRLHAFDLASRKWTLAGRYLLDDPANAIGDLTPVNADESLVIERDNGSGPTAKVKRVYRVSLREKNTDGTLKKTLVADLMNVSDPQGLAPSTRNGVFTFPYVTIENVLVLDANTILVANDNNYPGMGGRGADVKDHTEFLWLRLDAPLTLAPGVGR; translated from the coding sequence CTGGTCCGCCTGACGGCCCTGCTGGGCCTGAGCCTGGGCAGCACCCACGCCGCCACGCTCGTCGGGTACGCGGAACTGCCCGCCGACACCTTTGCCGCGGGCCCGCCGAGCGGCGCTTTCGGCGCCCAGGGACTGCGCGGCCCGGCGCGGTTCAGCAGCCAGCCGGTGCAGGGCTTCTCGGGGGTGCGGCGCGCCCCGGGCGGCGGGTACGTCTTCCTGAGCGACAACGGCTTCGGCAGCAAGGCGAACAGCGCGGATTACCTGCTGCGCCTGTACCGGGTGAACCTGACCGCCAAGACCGCGCCTGGCGGACAGGGCCGCGCCGAGGTCGGGACCTCTATCCAACTGCGCGACCCCGACCGCAAGGTGACCTGGCCCATCGTGAACGAGGCCAGCCCCGAGCGGCTGCTCACCGGCGCCGACTTCGACGTGGAGGGCTTCGCCTTCGCCCCCGACGGCACGCTCTGGGTGGGCGACGAGTTCGGCCCCTTCCTGCTGCACTTCGCGGCCGACGGGCGGCTGCTCGAAGCGCCCATTCCCACGCCGAACCTGCCCGGGCTGCCCACCCTGCGAAACCAAGCGCCCATCGTCATCGGCCACCGGGGCAGCAGCGGCACCCGCCCCGAGCACACGCTGGAGTCGTACCGCGTCGCAATCGAGACGGGCGCCGACTTCATCGAGCCCGACCTCGTGGTGACGAAAGACGGCGTGCTGATCGCCCGGCACGAGCCCGTGATCGCCGCTGTGGACGCGAGCGGCAAGGTCACCGAGGCGACGACCGACGTGGCGAGCCACCCCGAGTTCGCCTCCCGCCTCACGACCAAGAAGCTCGACGGGGTGGACGTGCGCGGCTACTTCGCCGAGGACTTCACCCTGGCGGAACTCAAGACCCTGCGGGCGGTGGAGCGCCTGCCCGCCCTGCGCGGGAAAGCCTACGACGGCCAGTTCGAGGTGCCCACCCTCGCGGAGGTCATCGCCCTCGTCAGGGACGTGGAGGCGAGGACCGGGCGCAAGGTCGGCATCTACCCCGAGACGAAGCACCCGACCTACTTCGCGGCGCAGGGCCTGAACACCTCGCAGCTCCTGATCGACACCCTGAAAAAGGAAGGCTTCACCGACCCGGGGCGCGTGTTCGTCCAGTCCTTCGAGACCGCGAACCTGCGCGACCTGAAGACGAACATCATGCCGAGGGCGGGCGTGAATCTGCCCCTCGTGCAGCTTGTCAGCAGTCCCGACGAGGCGCCCTACGACTGGGTGGCGAGGGGCGACGCCCGCAAGTACGACGCCCTGACGACCGACGCGGCCCTGCGCGACATCGCCACCTACGCGAGCGGCGTGGGGCCGTACAAGCGGTGGATCATCGACGACGGGGGCAAGACCACCAACTTCGTGACCCGCGCCCACGCCGCCGGGCTGCTCGTCCACCCCTGGACCTTCCGCAACGAGCCGCCCTACCTGCTGCCCGTCTACGCGAACGACCCCGAGGCCGAGATGCGCCAGGCCCTGCGTGCGGGCGTGGACGGCCTGTTCACCGACTTTCCCGCCACCGGGGCGCGGGTGGTGGGGCAGTACACGGCCGCCGAGGTCCGCAGCCCCCAGAACCCCGCGTTCGCGCTCGTCGCCCCGGCGCCGGGGCAGCCCAGCGCGGCGAACCTGGGGAGCAGCGGCGGCTTCGAGGGCGTGAGCCTCAGCCCCGACGGCAAGACCCTGTACGCCCTGCTGGAAAAGACGGTCGTGGGCGACCCGGCCGGGCAACTCCGGCTCCACGCCTTCGACCTCGCCTCCCGCAAGTGGACGCTCGCAGGCCGTTACCTCCTCGACGACCCCGCCAACGCCATCGGGGACCTGACGCCGGTGAATGCGGACGAGTCCCTGGTCATCGAACGCGACAACGGCAGCGGCCCCACGGCGAAGGTCAAGCGCGTGTACCGGGTGAGCCTGCGTGAGAAGAACACCGACGGCACCCTCAAAAAGACGCTGGTGGCCGACCTGATGAACGTCTCCGATCCCCAGGGGCTCGCGCCCAGCACCCGGAATGGGGTCTTCACCTTCCCCTACGTGACCATCGAGAACGTCCTCGTCCTCGACGCGAACACCATCCTGGTCGCCAACGACAACAACTACCCGGGCATGGGCGGACGCGGCGCGGACGTGAAGGACCACACCGAGTTCCTGTGGCTGCGGCTCGACGCGCCGCTCACCCTCGCGCCCGGCGTGGGGCGGTAG
- a CDS encoding DUF1772 domain-containing protein, with protein MQELLVVVTIVLVGLMVGVELSVAAFVNPIFGRLPNDAGVAARSDGARVLGRVMPFWYIGSVLLGAIWAAQAWGRPQALTVAVAAALLVVSVVMSIVLLVPINARVARWSSEGVPVDWQQQVGRWDGLHYIRVGIIVAAFVLLVLAGVAA; from the coding sequence ATGCAGGAATTGCTGGTGGTCGTGACCATTGTGCTGGTCGGGTTGATGGTCGGCGTGGAACTCTCGGTGGCAGCTTTCGTCAATCCAATCTTCGGCCGACTCCCGAACGACGCTGGAGTTGCGGCCCGAAGCGATGGAGCCCGGGTGCTCGGCCGGGTGATGCCGTTCTGGTATATCGGGTCCGTCCTCCTCGGGGCAATTTGGGCCGCCCAGGCATGGGGTCGTCCGCAAGCGCTGACGGTTGCCGTGGCTGCGGCGTTGCTGGTGGTGAGCGTCGTGATGTCCATCGTGCTGCTTGTGCCGATCAACGCCCGGGTCGCTCGCTGGTCCTCGGAGGGCGTCCCTGTCGACTGGCAGCAGCAGGTTGGCCGCTGGGACGGCTTGCACTACATCCGGGTGGGGATCATCGTTGCCGCGTTCGTGCTGCTGGTCCTGGCTGGCGTAGCGGCCTAG
- a CDS encoding TetR/AcrR family transcriptional regulator — MTVHQRKERERSERHRLIVSVARQLAETEGWDAVTVRRLAERIEYSQPVLYSHFRGKDEIVGAVALDGFAELTAAIRSAVTTGAAGRAAVAALARTYLAFAERHPAVYDAMFSLSSGLPFADEATPAPLREAFTALLDTLGGVAGGVAPGLFTEVCWAALHGLVTLTRAGRLPPEQTSERLEVLVNWMVGEER, encoded by the coding sequence ATGACTGTACATCAACGCAAGGAACGCGAGCGCTCCGAACGCCACCGGTTGATCGTCTCAGTGGCTCGCCAACTCGCCGAGACCGAGGGCTGGGACGCCGTGACCGTACGGAGGCTCGCCGAACGCATCGAGTACAGCCAGCCGGTGCTCTACAGCCACTTCCGCGGCAAGGACGAGATCGTCGGGGCCGTCGCGCTCGACGGCTTCGCCGAGCTGACGGCGGCCATCCGCAGCGCCGTCACCACCGGGGCCGCCGGGCGTGCGGCGGTCGCCGCGCTGGCCAGGACCTACCTGGCCTTCGCCGAGCGTCATCCCGCTGTCTACGACGCCATGTTCAGTCTCAGCAGCGGACTCCCGTTCGCGGATGAGGCCACACCCGCACCGCTGCGCGAGGCGTTCACGGCCCTGCTGGACACGCTGGGTGGAGTCGCCGGTGGGGTCGCCCCGGGACTGTTCACCGAGGTCTGTTGGGCGGCGCTGCATGGCCTGGTCACCCTCACCCGCGCCGGTCGGCTGCCCCCCGAGCAGACCTCAGAGCGGCTCGAGGTGCTCGTGAATTGGATGGTCGGGGAAGAACGTTGA
- a CDS encoding IS701 family transposase produces MSVPRDWQRSFSDFLSPCLKIFDHAKQRACLPKYLRGLLAPLERKSTEPIAEHVGLPYQRLHHFLNVSPWETDPLDRLLAESAQSLCGGKNSVLIIDDTALPKSGEHSVGVAHQYCGALGKLANCQALVTLTLADQRVFAPLGMRLLDLQTYKSKADLALEELDRVRAQGVTFRVVLADAGYGVSKEFRQALTTRGLTWAVGIVGHQKVFGEHVTVHDPPPKAKGKGRPNKHPVPSKQARPVRAMLHTLPPHHWHTVKGGKKSRWVIVRARIADGVEDARGCHLPGELVWVVGEKRRGGEIKYYVTNHPASTSKAQIVRDIKARWSCETLHEQAKEELGLDHFEGRSWRGLTHHVVLVMLTMLFLQTVRAATCGTA; encoded by the coding sequence GTGTCCGTCCCCCGCGACTGGCAGCGGTCCTTTTCCGACTTCCTCTCTCCCTGTTTGAAAATCTTCGACCACGCTAAGCAGCGCGCCTGTCTCCCCAAGTACCTTCGCGGCCTCCTTGCTCCGTTGGAACGGAAGAGCACCGAGCCCATCGCTGAGCACGTCGGGCTGCCGTATCAACGCCTCCACCATTTCCTAAACGTCAGCCCCTGGGAGACTGACCCGCTCGACCGCCTCCTGGCTGAGAGCGCTCAGTCCCTCTGTGGTGGGAAGAATAGTGTGCTGATCATTGACGACACCGCTCTGCCCAAGAGTGGCGAGCACAGCGTCGGCGTCGCCCATCAGTATTGCGGTGCGCTCGGGAAACTCGCCAACTGTCAGGCGCTGGTGACCCTGACCCTGGCCGACCAGCGCGTCTTCGCGCCGCTCGGCATGCGGCTGTTGGACCTCCAAACGTATAAGTCCAAGGCCGACCTCGCCCTGGAAGAACTCGACCGCGTGCGAGCACAAGGTGTCACGTTCCGGGTCGTGCTCGCTGACGCCGGGTACGGCGTCAGCAAAGAGTTCCGTCAGGCGCTCACCACCCGCGGCCTCACCTGGGCTGTCGGAATCGTAGGCCACCAGAAGGTGTTCGGTGAACACGTCACCGTGCACGATCCACCACCGAAGGCCAAGGGAAAGGGGCGGCCTAACAAACACCCGGTCCCGAGTAAGCAGGCACGGCCCGTCAGGGCCATGCTGCATACCTTGCCGCCGCACCACTGGCATACGGTCAAGGGCGGCAAAAAGTCGCGCTGGGTGATCGTGCGAGCACGCATCGCCGATGGCGTTGAGGACGCGCGTGGGTGCCACCTCCCTGGCGAGTTGGTGTGGGTAGTCGGGGAGAAGCGTCGAGGTGGTGAGATCAAGTACTACGTCACCAACCACCCGGCGAGCACTTCCAAAGCGCAAATTGTTCGGGACATTAAGGCGCGCTGGTCCTGCGAAACGCTGCACGAGCAGGCCAAGGAGGAACTGGGACTCGACCATTTTGAGGGGCGGTCGTGGCGGGGCCTGACGCACCACGTGGTGTTGGTGATGTTGACAATGCTGTTCTTGCAGACGGTACGCGCCGCGACCTGCGGCACCGCGTAG
- a CDS encoding IS6 family transposase — protein MLSGQKLPGYRFPPAVIGYAVWLYHRFTLSYRDVEELLLERGIAVTHESIRTWCLKFADLFAQDLRHREPRRGSRWHLDEMCVDVGGVKQWLWRAVDEHGAVLEVLLQEHRDTEAARSFFQRLLGKYDVPEIIHTDKLWSYGAALRELPVLHSVEHVQVVSTARCNNLIEQSHRPTRRQERQQQGFRSWQRAQGFLDLRARIANLHHPARSTVPARHRRHHQQAAFKTWQDTVWQAA, from the coding sequence GTGCTCAGCGGTCAGAAGCTCCCCGGTTACCGGTTCCCCCCTGCGGTTATCGGCTACGCCGTGTGGCTCTACCACCGGTTCACCCTCAGTTACCGGGACGTCGAGGAACTTCTGCTGGAACGAGGCATCGCCGTCACCCACGAGTCCATCCGCACTTGGTGCCTCAAATTCGCTGATCTCTTTGCTCAGGATCTCCGCCACCGGGAACCCCGTCGGGGTTCCCGGTGGCACCTTGACGAGATGTGCGTGGACGTGGGGGGTGTCAAACAGTGGCTGTGGCGGGCCGTGGACGAACACGGAGCCGTGCTGGAAGTTCTCCTTCAGGAACACCGCGACACCGAGGCCGCCAGATCGTTCTTCCAGCGACTGCTGGGGAAATACGACGTGCCGGAGATTATCCATACCGACAAGCTGTGGAGCTATGGGGCAGCCCTGCGTGAGCTTCCCGTGCTCCACTCGGTGGAGCACGTCCAAGTCGTGTCTACCGCTCGCTGTAACAATCTGATCGAACAGTCCCACCGCCCGACAAGACGGCAGGAACGTCAGCAGCAAGGTTTCCGGTCATGGCAGCGGGCGCAAGGTTTCCTCGACCTTCGTGCCCGCATCGCGAATCTTCACCACCCAGCTCGGTCCACCGTTCCCGCACGTCATCGTCGGCACCATCAACAAGCCGCCTTCAAGACCTGGCAAGACACTGTGTGGCAGGCGGCCTGA
- a CDS encoding alkaline phosphatase D family protein yields MNDRAHSRSSDARLTRRALLQAASVVTGVGLASLSGCARVLETVRFPANPFALGVASGDPWPDSVVLWTRLSTDPLGPTGAGLPVSAVLVAWEVAHDEAFTRVVRRGTVPATPEQGYAVHAEVYGLEPGRAYFYRFLAGGEVSPVGRTRTMPAMNADPERLRFAFVSCSDYQNGYFNAYGHLGREDVDLVLHLGDYIYEYGPNPRGVRQHNGPEIVTLDDYRRRYALYKGDTQLQAAHAAAPWIVVWDDHEVENNYAADVPEERASGEAPVTREAFLARRAAAYQAYYENMPLRASSLPKGPDLQLYRRLTWGRLAQFSMLDTRQYRTDQPCGDGFKPPCAAVADPNATLTGPAQERWLLDGLGASQARWNIVGQQVMFAPYDWAAGPAQVLNMDQWDGYPAARNRILGYLQARRPSNPVVLAGDIHSAWVHDLRADFARPDSEVLATELITTSISADFPAAAIPGTTAALADNPHTRYFNGAARGYAVCELTRETWRTDFRAVSGITSPNSTVTTDASFVIENGRPGAQRA; encoded by the coding sequence ATGAACGACCGCGCGCACAGCCGCTCTTCAGACGCCAGGCTCACCCGCCGCGCCCTCTTGCAGGCCGCCTCGGTCGTCACGGGGGTGGGGCTCGCCAGCCTGTCGGGCTGCGCCCGGGTGCTGGAGACGGTCCGCTTTCCCGCCAACCCCTTCGCCCTGGGCGTGGCCTCGGGCGACCCCTGGCCCGACTCCGTGGTGCTGTGGACCCGGCTCTCGACCGACCCGCTGGGGCCGACCGGCGCGGGGCTGCCCGTCTCCGCCGTGCTCGTGGCCTGGGAGGTGGCGCACGACGAGGCGTTCACGCGGGTGGTGCGCCGGGGCACCGTGCCCGCCACACCCGAGCAGGGGTACGCGGTCCACGCCGAGGTCTACGGGCTGGAGCCGGGCCGCGCGTACTTCTACCGCTTTCTCGCGGGCGGTGAGGTCAGCCCGGTGGGCCGCACCCGCACGATGCCTGCCATGAACGCCGACCCGGAGCGCCTGCGCTTCGCCTTCGTGTCGTGCTCGGACTACCAGAACGGGTACTTCAACGCCTACGGGCACCTCGGGCGCGAGGATGTCGACCTCGTGCTGCACCTCGGCGACTACATCTACGAGTACGGCCCCAACCCCCGGGGCGTGCGCCAGCACAACGGCCCCGAGATCGTGACGCTCGACGACTACCGCCGCCGCTACGCCCTGTACAAGGGCGACACGCAGCTTCAGGCCGCGCACGCCGCCGCCCCCTGGATCGTGGTGTGGGACGACCACGAGGTCGAGAACAACTACGCCGCAGACGTACCCGAGGAGCGCGCCTCCGGCGAGGCGCCCGTGACCCGCGAGGCCTTTCTCGCCCGCCGGGCCGCCGCATACCAGGCGTACTACGAGAATATGCCCCTGCGCGCGTCGTCTCTGCCGAAAGGGCCCGACCTGCAACTCTACCGCCGCCTGACCTGGGGACGGCTGGCACAGTTCAGCATGCTCGACACCCGGCAGTACCGCACCGACCAGCCGTGCGGGGACGGCTTCAAACCCCCCTGCGCGGCCGTGGCCGACCCGAATGCGACCCTGACCGGCCCCGCCCAGGAACGGTGGCTGCTCGACGGGCTGGGCGCGTCGCAGGCGCGGTGGAACATCGTCGGGCAGCAGGTGATGTTCGCGCCCTACGACTGGGCGGCGGGTCCGGCGCAGGTGCTGAACATGGACCAGTGGGACGGGTACCCGGCGGCCAGGAACCGCATCCTGGGCTACCTCCAGGCGCGGCGGCCCAGCAACCCAGTCGTGCTGGCGGGCGACATCCACTCGGCGTGGGTCCACGACCTCAGGGCCGACTTCGCCCGCCCGGACTCGGAGGTGCTGGCGACCGAACTGATCACCACCTCCATCAGCGCGGACTTTCCGGCGGCGGCCATCCCCGGCACGACCGCCGCGCTCGCCGACAACCCCCACACCCGCTACTTCAACGGGGCCGCGCGGGGCTACGCCGTGTGCGAGCTGACGCGGGAGACCTGGCGCACCGATTTCCGGGCCGTATCGGGCATCACCTCGCCGAATTCGACCGTGACGACCGACGCGAGCTTCGTGATCGAGAACGGGAGGCCAGGAGCGCAGCGGGCCTAG
- a CDS encoding glycerophosphodiester phosphodiesterase family protein, with protein MNIRSAGLLLGGLITLASCGTPGAAPTGPAARAFDLQAHRGGLGLVSESTLASFGNALELGVTTLELDTQVTRDGKVVVTHDRKVSGAKCRDTSPATPGDPDFPYVGKFITNLTLAQVKTLDCGSQRLADFPFQRLVPGITMPELRDVFRLVRAYRADDVILNIETKVEAGAPSETAPRETFVRTVLREIRDAGIGRQVTVQSFDWGALMLVRQLEPDLPIVALTNGQQFLQAGQEGKSPWLGGLDIDDFPGQTLQAKYVAAARSFGTNVLSPVHGDPQNGRFGAPGYVPFTTPELVRDAHAAGMRVVPWTVDDRGTYDALIDAGVDGIITDYLDQLRRTLAERGFALPTPRHLDPAALCRLIKEDPANSRVSCQS; from the coding sequence ATGAACATTCGGAGCGCCGGCCTGCTGCTTGGAGGTCTCATTACGCTCGCCTCGTGCGGGACCCCGGGCGCGGCGCCCACCGGTCCAGCCGCCCGCGCCTTCGACCTTCAGGCCCACCGGGGCGGGCTCGGGCTGGTCTCCGAGAGCACCCTCGCGTCCTTTGGGAATGCCCTGGAACTCGGGGTGACGACCCTGGAACTCGACACCCAGGTGACCCGGGACGGCAAGGTCGTCGTGACGCACGACCGCAAAGTCTCCGGGGCGAAGTGCCGGGATACGTCGCCTGCCACGCCTGGCGACCCTGACTTTCCTTACGTCGGCAAGTTCATCACGAACCTGACCCTCGCCCAGGTCAAGACCCTTGACTGCGGCTCCCAACGCCTCGCCGACTTCCCGTTCCAGCGGCTCGTTCCGGGCATCACCATGCCGGAGTTGCGCGACGTGTTCCGGCTGGTGCGCGCCTACCGGGCGGACGACGTGATCCTGAACATCGAGACGAAGGTGGAGGCGGGCGCTCCCAGTGAGACCGCGCCGCGCGAGACCTTCGTGCGGACGGTGTTGCGGGAGATCCGGGATGCGGGGATCGGACGGCAGGTGACGGTCCAGAGCTTCGACTGGGGCGCCTTGATGCTGGTGCGGCAACTGGAGCCGGATCTACCCATCGTCGCCCTCACGAACGGGCAACAGTTCCTGCAAGCGGGGCAGGAGGGCAAGTCCCCCTGGCTGGGTGGCCTCGACATCGACGACTTCCCGGGGCAGACCCTCCAGGCCAAGTACGTGGCGGCGGCGCGGTCCTTCGGCACGAACGTCCTCTCGCCGGTGCACGGCGATCCCCAGAACGGGCGCTTCGGCGCGCCGGGCTATGTGCCCTTCACCACCCCTGAACTCGTTCGGGACGCCCACGCCGCTGGGATGAGGGTCGTGCCCTGGACGGTGGACGACCGCGGGACCTACGACGCCCTCATCGACGCGGGCGTGGACGGCATCATCACCGACTATCTCGACCAGTTGCGCCGGACGCTGGCCGAGCGGGGCTTCGCGTTGCCCACACCGCGCCACCTCGACCCGGCGGCCCTGTGTCGCCTGATCAAGGAGGACCCCGCCAACAGCCGGGTGAGCTGCCAGAGCTGA
- a CDS encoding NmrA family NAD(P)-binding protein, which produces MNKPRILVLTAAGKTGLPLALHLLGEGFPVTAFVRREDARSERLKTQGATIVVGSITDPSDMRRAMTGAQRAYFCTPLEEGALRAAVVFATVAAEHGLESVVVMSQWLAHPSHPSLHTRETWLADRLFTLLPGKSVTTLNPGFFADNDLAGLAFAAQFGLLMLPYGSGRNAPPSNEDLARVAAEILMRPEGHAGRTYRPTGPTLLSPHDLASALGRVLGHRVRYVDAPIGVFTKVLRGMGLSEFATAQYTQYVRDYQRGAFAVNAPTDVVRTLTGREPEDFETIARRYVASNLEAARRLGTGLRLMAQLTAWMLRPAPRTAPHLAPGDFSEAGRASLSADSAEWQRGHALAPGSALAGD; this is translated from the coding sequence ATGAACAAGCCCCGGATTCTCGTCCTGACCGCCGCTGGCAAGACGGGCCTGCCCCTCGCCCTGCACCTCTTGGGCGAGGGCTTTCCCGTGACCGCCTTCGTGCGCCGGGAAGACGCGCGCAGCGAACGCCTGAAGACTCAGGGGGCGACGATTGTAGTCGGCTCCATCACCGACCCCAGTGACATGCGCCGCGCCATGACGGGCGCTCAGCGCGCGTATTTCTGTACGCCGCTGGAGGAAGGCGCCCTGCGTGCGGCGGTCGTGTTCGCCACCGTGGCTGCCGAGCACGGGCTGGAGTCGGTGGTCGTGATGAGCCAGTGGCTCGCTCACCCCAGCCACCCGTCGCTCCACACCCGCGAGACGTGGTTGGCCGACCGCCTCTTCACCCTGTTGCCGGGCAAGAGCGTCACGACCCTCAACCCCGGCTTCTTCGCTGACAACGACCTCGCGGGGCTCGCCTTCGCGGCGCAGTTCGGACTACTGATGCTGCCCTACGGCTCGGGCCGGAACGCGCCCCCGTCGAACGAGGATCTGGCGCGGGTCGCCGCCGAGATTCTGATGCGCCCCGAAGGACACGCGGGCCGGACGTACCGCCCGACCGGGCCGACGCTGCTCTCGCCACACGACCTCGCCTCCGCGCTGGGCCGGGTGCTCGGCCACCGGGTACGGTACGTGGACGCGCCCATCGGCGTCTTCACCAAGGTGCTGCGTGGAATGGGCCTCTCCGAGTTCGCCACCGCGCAGTACACCCAGTACGTCCGCGACTACCAGCGGGGCGCCTTCGCTGTGAACGCCCCGACCGACGTGGTGCGCACCCTGACGGGCCGGGAGCCGGAGGACTTTGAGACCATCGCCCGGCGCTACGTGGCATCCAACCTGGAAGCTGCGCGCCGACTTGGGACAGGACTCAGGTTGATGGCCCAGTTGACCGCCTGGATGTTGCGCCCCGCTCCTCGGACGGCCCCGCACCTCGCACCGGGCGATTTCTCGGAGGCGGGCCGGGCGAGTCTCAGCGCCGACTCGGCCGAGTGGCAGCGGGGGCACGCCCTTGCTCCAGGGTCCGCGCTGGCCGGAGACTGA
- a CDS encoding carbonic anhydrase, with the protein MSAVETLTARHQEADAQPQGPGLSIMPSLRTMIIGCVDPRVDPVFVLGLNPGEAAVLRNVGGRVTPGAVREMAMLQEVARAHGARPGGGFDLIVLHHTDCGITSLESQPEQLAGYFGVEAAALPSKSVSDPRAAVAVDVALLRSNPRLPRDWVVSGLVYDVHTGRVEVVVPPEPSAP; encoded by the coding sequence ATGAGTGCCGTAGAAACGCTCACCGCTCGACACCAGGAGGCGGATGCCCAGCCGCAAGGCCCCGGCCTCTCCATCATGCCGAGCCTGAGGACGATGATCATCGGCTGTGTCGATCCGCGCGTCGATCCCGTGTTCGTGCTGGGGCTGAACCCCGGTGAAGCCGCCGTTCTTCGCAATGTCGGTGGTCGCGTCACGCCTGGGGCGGTGCGGGAGATGGCGATGCTGCAAGAGGTCGCCCGCGCGCATGGTGCGCGGCCCGGGGGAGGCTTCGACCTCATCGTCCTGCACCACACCGACTGCGGCATCACCTCGCTCGAAAGCCAGCCCGAACAGCTCGCGGGGTACTTCGGCGTCGAGGCGGCGGCCCTTCCCTCCAAGTCGGTAAGCGACCCCAGGGCGGCGGTCGCCGTGGACGTGGCCCTGCTCCGCTCCAACCCCCGCCTGCCGCGTGACTGGGTGGTCTCCGGTCTGGTGTACGACGTGCACACCGGCCGGGTCGAGGTCGTCGTGCCGCCCGAACCCAGCGCCCCGTGA
- a CDS encoding MerR family transcriptional regulator has translation MYKIGEFSIIAQVSGRLLRYYDEISLFSPEFTDPQSGYRFYSAAQLPRLNRILAARELGFTLEQIARLLDEELSVGELRGMLTLRKAQIEQAVQAEAERLRIVESRLRQIEDEGRPQAPDVVMKSVPAQPFLSLREVLPDVGAVRTLVEHLHSVVPRTLGASNLGPVTLVIHAPAFEPGALDFEIGYPLVGSVRPEVRLPEERVLNVRDLPRLDLAATLVHVGPTSDTHRSYGLLAGWLEAHGWQVLGPGRQVLMQLPLEGPQSEAVVELQLPVARSQPGA, from the coding sequence ATGTACAAGATTGGTGAGTTCTCCATCATCGCCCAGGTCTCCGGGCGCCTTTTGCGTTACTACGACGAGATCAGTCTGTTCAGCCCGGAGTTCACCGACCCACAGTCCGGGTACCGCTTCTACAGCGCCGCGCAACTGCCGCGCCTCAATCGCATCCTCGCCGCCCGGGAGCTGGGCTTTACCTTGGAGCAGATCGCGCGCCTCCTCGACGAGGAACTTTCGGTGGGTGAATTGCGTGGGATGCTGACCCTACGTAAGGCCCAGATCGAACAGGCCGTGCAGGCGGAAGCCGAACGGCTGCGGATCGTCGAGTCGAGGTTGCGGCAGATCGAGGACGAAGGCCGCCCCCAAGCGCCGGACGTCGTGATGAAGTCGGTGCCCGCCCAGCCCTTCCTGTCCCTGCGCGAGGTGTTGCCCGATGTCGGTGCCGTGCGCACGCTGGTCGAGCACCTGCATTCCGTGGTGCCGAGGACCCTGGGAGCGTCGAACCTCGGGCCCGTCACGCTCGTGATTCACGCGCCCGCCTTCGAGCCCGGCGCGCTCGACTTTGAGATCGGGTACCCGCTCGTTGGGAGTGTCCGGCCAGAGGTCCGGCTGCCCGAGGAGCGCGTGCTGAACGTGCGCGACCTGCCCAGGCTCGACCTGGCCGCGACCCTCGTGCACGTCGGGCCGACGAGCGATACACACCGCAGTTACGGTCTGCTCGCTGGATGGCTTGAGGCGCACGGCTGGCAGGTGCTCGGCCCCGGACGACAGGTCCTCATGCAACTCCCGCTGGAAGGCCCGCAGAGCGAGGCAGTCGTCGAACTGCAACTGCCTGTAGCCCGTTCCCAGCCAGGCGCTTGA